The segment AGGCGGTGGACGGCCTCCACAGCCACGAGGGCGCTGATGACCAGCAACGTGATTCCGTTGGCAGCCGCGGAGAGGATTTCCGCGCGTTTGAATCCGAACGTCCAGATTCCCCGCGCCGGACGGGCCGCGAGACTGATCGCCCACAGCGACGCGGCGATTGCACTGGCGTCGGTCAGCATGTGCCCGGCGTCCGAAAGCAGGGCCAGCGAGCCGGAAACGACGGCGACAATCACCTCGACGATCATGAACCCGACGATCAGCGCCAACGCCACAAGCAGATAGCGCCGGTCCGCGTTCACTGCTATCGCGTGACTGTGGCCATGGTGTTTGGCGGGGTTTCGTGGCGCGTCGTGATCGTGGGTGTTCATTGGCCGTTGTCCTTCTTGGCGGGGGCGGTACTGGCCGGACTCGTGCTTGCCGGACTCGCGCTGGCGGGACTCGTGCGCTCGGGATGGACGGCGACAGTGTGTCCGGTGTGGGTCAAGCCCAGGTCCAGCAGCATCCGCACGTGCGCATCATCCAGCCGGTAGTAAGCCATCCGGCCGCGCCTCGAAACGGAAACCACCCGGTGGGCGCGCAGCAGCCGCAACGCATGGCTGACCGCGCTCTCGCTCATCGCCGTCGTCGCGGCGAGGTCGCACACGCACAGTTCCCCGCCCTCCAGCAGGGACGTCAACAGCCGCAGTCGCCCCGGATCGCCCAGCAGCGAGAACACATCCGCCAACTCGGCAATGTCATGATCCGAGGGCAGGGCCGCGCGGACGAGTTCGACCTTGTCGGGGTCGACAAGTTTCATGCCGCATTCATCGACGGCTTCTCGAGCAGCCACGGTACCTCCAACATCTGAACAAGTATTCAGACGTCAGTATAAGGGACGCGGTCCTCAGCCAGACGCTGCTAGCTGGGAACTTCGGAACAGTTATCCCTTTTGTTGCCTGAGCGAAACAGTCGCGGCGTACGCTTCCCCGTATGCGGAACAAGATGATTGGGCTGTCGGCCCGTGAATCGAAGCGGGAAATTCGGAAGCAGCGCCTTCAGATGCTTGCGTACGTGGGGCTGGCCATCCTCGCCGTGGCGACCGTGGTCGTCGTCGTCATCGCGCTACGACGCTAGGGGGTTTGGGCTGCTGCAGGTACTCGGAGGCCATTGGGACTGATATTTTTGTGTGCACTCCTTCGGAGCAAACACAAGAATTGGGGGCACGAACATGTCCAAAACGCGGAAACTACTCTTCATAGTCGCCGTAGTGCTTGGAGTTACCGCCGTTCTGGTCGTTAACTACATCTGGATCGGTTCGGCGGTATTTGGCCTCAACACCTCGCGGCTCGACCCCGAAAAGGGCCCATCCTGGCCATTCGCGGTCGTTTCCCTCGCCGTCGTCGGCTCGCTTTTTGCCTTAACGGGAGGAATCGTCTTGGCGGTGATCAGCGCGCATCGGACGCCGCCCCATTCTCCGGACCGCGGGTAACTCCATCACGAACACTCACGCTCGTTCCTCGACGAAGCGCGAACAGTCACCGGATGCCCTCTGGAAACGATTTTGCGGGCATCTGCTGCCAGTTCGCGCCTAAGTTCAGGAAGCCGGTGCGCTCAGGATCTGGGCCGGGGTCAATCTTGCCCAAGGGGAGTCCGGGGCACCTTGGACTGCGGCTTCCGGGCTGTCTCCCTGGGTCCACCACTTGGCCTCGAACGCCGACCCTTCAAAGAGAATGCGGTCGCCCTTGTGATAGCTGGTCTCCGGCATCCACGCCGGGAAGGTTCCCGCGCGAACCGTTGCTTTGGGGCTTGGCCTATCTCCGGGCAGCACCGGACCCACGAGTTTCCACGGGGTGGCACCGCCCTGCAGGACCGGGTTATCCGGGACGTCAGCGCGGGTCCACCATTTTGCCTCGTAGACACTGCCGTGCCAGACCACCCTGTCCGCCGCGGTGTAGGCCGCGTTGGTATTCCAGACCGGATAGGGGCTCGTTGCCGGGTCATCGGTGGTGGTGGCGGTTGCACTGCTTGCGGCAGTGGCTGTAGGCGATGGAACGACCGTCGAGGTAGGCAGCGCCACATCATTGGCAAGGGTGGCGGAGAACAGCTGGGAACCCTGGACGACCCCACTGCAGCTGTCCGAGACCTTGCTCAAATCGGGGTAGTTAGGGCTGCACGTCCTGTCCCTGTTCATGGACCACATCGACAATCTGCCGAGGCCCTTGTCCTTGACGAAGCTGTTCATGGTGGCGGCGTCGTTGAGGGTGAATATTTCGCCGGAGATATCGTTCTGGCCGACCATGACGGTCAGGCCAAGCTTGCGCCAGAGGGTTTCGCTGCCAAAGTCAGTTCCGGCGTTGCGGTAGAGGGCGGCGAGCTGACCGTGCGCGGCATCCGCAGCTGACTCTGCGGCCCGGGACATGCTCCAAGCTGCAGGCTTGCTGGCGCCGAAATCCATCGTCATGATGTTCACGCCCTCCAGTTCGACCCCGCCGGCCAGGGTATGCGCCACGATGCCTTGGCCTTGGCTCGTGAGGCCGTTCGGGTCGGCCGCAAGGGTCAGCCAGACGGCGAGGGACTTGCCGCTGGCTTTGCGTTCCTTTTGAAGGGCGGCAATGGCTTCCGCCCTTCGGTCGGCAGCGGCCGTGTCGCCCAAGGCGACGCCTTCGACGTCGAGATCTACCG is part of the Arthrobacter ramosus genome and harbors:
- a CDS encoding ArsR/SmtB family transcription factor — translated: MAAREAVDECGMKLVDPDKVELVRAALPSDHDIAELADVFSLLGDPGRLRLLTSLLEGGELCVCDLAATTAMSESAVSHALRLLRAHRVVSVSRRGRMAYYRLDDAHVRMLLDLGLTHTGHTVAVHPERTSPASASPASTSPASTAPAKKDNGQ
- a CDS encoding chitinase, which translates into the protein MSKRFPGRRLSVLRLGILCVIVVAAVTAGYLGLRNVQDVSAAASMPSVFSGYVDVTATPRFAFEDPAVPSAKAVVLSFVVADPKKDCAPSWGAAYSPDQAATDLDLDRRIARLRQLGGATAVSFGGLNNNELAVSCKDTKALTDAYRQIVDRYDVATVDLDVEGVALGDTAAADRRAEAIAALQKERKASGKSLAVWLTLAADPNGLTSQGQGIVAHTLAGGVELEGVNIMTMDFGASKPAAWSMSRAAESAADAAHGQLAALYRNAGTDFGSETLWRKLGLTVMVGQNDISGEIFTLNDAATMNSFVKDKGLGRLSMWSMNRDRTCSPNYPDLSKVSDSCSGVVQGSQLFSATLANDVALPTSTVVPSPTATAASSATATTTDDPATSPYPVWNTNAAYTAADRVVWHGSVYEAKWWTRADVPDNPVLQGGATPWKLVGPVLPGDRPSPKATVRAGTFPAWMPETSYHKGDRILFEGSAFEAKWWTQGDSPEAAVQGAPDSPWARLTPAQILSAPAS